In the Bacillus shivajii genome, one interval contains:
- the tkt gene encoding transketolase, whose protein sequence is MSSNIDTLSINTIRTLSIDSIEKAQSGHPGMPMGAAPMAYTLYSKFMNHNPNNPEWFNRDRFVLSAGHGSMLLYSLLHLHGYDVSMDDLKEFRQWGSKTPGHPEFGHTPGVEATTGPLGQGFAMAVGMAMAERHLAGTYNRDQFNVVDHYTYSICGDGDLMEGVSAEAASLAGHLKLGRLVVLYDSNDISLDGDLHQSFSESVEDRFKAYGWQVIRVEDGNDLDELTRAIESAKSDERPTMIEVKTTIGYGSPNKGGKSASHGAPLGEDEAKLTKEHYKWTFEEDFHVPDEVKDHYKQLAEEGAQKEEAWNKMFEEYKQAHPELAEQLSLAMKGELPETWDKEVPVYNEGDKAATRATGGEVLNALAKNVPSLFGGSADLASSNKTMLNGEEDFSRNNYAGRNIWFGVREFAMAAAANGMALHGGVKPYASTFFVFSDYLRPAVRLSALMNIPVTYVFTHDSIAVGEDGPTHEPVEQLAALRAMPGVSTIRPADGNETAAAWKLAVESTDTPTALVLTRQGLPTLKSTAEKAYEGVNKGAYIVSEANGTADGLLLASGSEVALAVEAQQALEKEGIHVSVVSMPSWDRFEKQSKEYKQQVIDPNVKARLAIEMATPLGWERYTGDHGSVLGIDGFGASAPGDRIIKEYGFTVENVVAQFKQLLNK, encoded by the coding sequence ATGTCAAGTAATATTGATACATTATCAATTAATACGATTCGTACGTTATCAATTGATAGTATTGAAAAAGCACAGTCAGGTCACCCAGGAATGCCAATGGGGGCAGCACCAATGGCTTACACATTATACTCGAAATTTATGAACCATAACCCAAATAATCCAGAATGGTTCAATCGTGACAGGTTTGTTTTATCTGCAGGTCACGGTTCAATGCTTCTATATAGCTTATTACATTTACATGGTTATGATGTTTCTATGGATGATTTAAAAGAATTCCGTCAATGGGGAAGTAAAACACCTGGACACCCTGAATTTGGTCACACACCAGGGGTTGAAGCAACAACTGGTCCTTTAGGACAAGGTTTTGCAATGGCTGTTGGTATGGCTATGGCAGAAAGACACTTAGCTGGGACATACAACAGAGATCAATTTAATGTTGTTGATCATTATACATATTCGATTTGTGGAGATGGAGACTTGATGGAAGGTGTTTCTGCTGAAGCTGCTTCACTTGCAGGACATTTAAAATTAGGTCGTCTTGTCGTTTTATATGATTCAAACGACATTTCACTTGATGGAGACTTACATCAGTCATTTTCTGAAAGTGTAGAAGATCGTTTCAAAGCTTACGGTTGGCAAGTAATTCGTGTAGAAGATGGAAACGACCTTGATGAACTTACACGCGCGATTGAATCTGCAAAGTCAGATGAACGACCTACAATGATTGAAGTGAAAACAACAATTGGATACGGATCACCGAATAAAGGTGGTAAATCTGCTTCTCACGGTGCACCATTAGGTGAAGATGAAGCAAAATTAACAAAAGAGCATTATAAATGGACGTTTGAAGAAGATTTCCATGTACCTGATGAAGTAAAAGACCATTATAAACAGCTTGCAGAAGAAGGTGCTCAAAAAGAAGAAGCATGGAATAAAATGTTTGAAGAATATAAGCAAGCTCACCCAGAACTTGCTGAACAGCTCTCACTGGCTATGAAAGGTGAACTTCCTGAAACTTGGGATAAAGAGGTCCCTGTCTACAACGAAGGAGATAAAGCTGCCACACGTGCAACAGGTGGAGAAGTTTTAAATGCCCTTGCCAAAAATGTTCCAAGTTTATTTGGTGGATCAGCAGACCTTGCTTCTTCAAACAAAACAATGTTAAACGGAGAAGAGGATTTCTCTAGGAACAATTATGCTGGACGTAACATTTGGTTCGGGGTTCGTGAATTTGCGATGGCTGCAGCAGCGAACGGTATGGCTTTACATGGTGGTGTGAAACCATATGCATCTACGTTCTTCGTCTTTTCTGATTACCTTCGTCCAGCAGTACGCTTATCTGCATTAATGAATATTCCAGTAACGTATGTGTTTACTCATGATAGTATTGCTGTTGGTGAAGATGGTCCAACACATGAGCCAGTAGAGCAGTTAGCAGCATTACGTGCAATGCCTGGCGTTTCGACAATCCGTCCTGCGGATGGAAATGAGACAGCTGCAGCTTGGAAATTAGCTGTCGAAAGTACAGATACACCTACTGCACTAGTATTAACTCGTCAAGGCTTACCAACGTTAAAATCAACCGCAGAGAAGGCTTATGAAGGCGTGAATAAAGGTGCTTACATCGTTTCTGAAGCAAATGGAACAGCTGATGGTTTACTACTAGCATCAGGTTCTGAAGTAGCCCTTGCTGTTGAAGCTCAACAAGCTCTTGAAAAAGAAGGTATTCACGTATCAGTAGTAAGCATGCCAAGTTGGGATCGCTTTGAAAAGCAGTCTAAAGAGTACAAACAACAAGTGATTGATCCTAACGTAAAAGCCCGACTAGCAATTGAAATGGCAACACCATTAGGGTGGGAACGTTATACAGGAGACCACGGTTCAGTTCTTGGAATCGATGGATTTGGAGCATCAGCACCAGGAGATCGTATCATTAAAGAATACGGTTTTACAGTGGAAAATGTCGTTGCTCAATTTAAACAACTTTTAAACAAATAA
- a CDS encoding DUF896 domain-containing protein has translation MLSKDKIQRINELSKKSKAEGLTLKEQKEQKKLREEYLQNVRQSFKNQLKSVKVVDDEGNDVTPDKLKKEKGQDGMTH, from the coding sequence ATGTTAAGCAAAGACAAAATTCAACGCATCAACGAATTATCAAAAAAATCAAAGGCAGAAGGACTTACACTTAAAGAACAAAAAGAACAAAAAAAATTAAGAGAAGAGTATTTACAAAATGTTCGTCAATCTTTTAAGAATCAGTTGAAGTCGGTAAAAGTAGTTGACGATGAAGGTAACGATGTAACGCCTGACAAGTTAAAAAAAGAAAAAGGACAAGACGGAATGACTCACTAA
- a CDS encoding YneF family protein: MSLWLSITLIVVALLAGIALGFFIARQYMMSYMKKNPPINEKMLRVMMMQMGMNPSQKKINQMMKAMQNQK; this comes from the coding sequence ATGAGTTTGTGGTTATCAATTACACTCATTGTTGTTGCGCTACTTGCAGGAATCGCACTCGGTTTCTTTATTGCAAGACAATATATGATGAGTTACATGAAGAAAAATCCACCAATTAATGAAAAAATGCTTCGCGTCATGATGATGCAAATGGGTATGAACCCATCACAAAAGAAGATCAATCAAATGATGAAAGCAATGCAAAATCAAAAATAA
- the yneA gene encoding cell division suppressor protein YneA: MVKLKSFKRGIDCSIFVLFLAMGLFIWTTATASELPDDQRLLTEEWVVEEGQSLWTIASVQADNVDMPVQSVILWIQEKNELNDSNIYPGQKLTIPVDLEGYVTE, from the coding sequence ATGGTAAAGTTAAAAAGTTTTAAAAGAGGAATCGATTGTTCGATATTTGTTTTATTTTTAGCGATGGGTTTATTTATATGGACAACTGCAACGGCATCGGAACTTCCTGATGATCAACGTCTATTAACAGAAGAGTGGGTTGTTGAAGAGGGGCAATCTTTATGGACGATTGCCTCAGTACAAGCTGACAATGTAGATATGCCTGTTCAGTCTGTTATTTTATGGATACAAGAAAAAAATGAATTAAATGATTCTAATATATACCCAGGTCAAAAACTTACTATTCCTGTAGATTTGGAGGGTTATGTAACAGAATGA
- the sirA gene encoding sporulation inhibitor of replication protein SirA, with the protein MRIYYVYVIREEFASLYYGLEQKLFRLFLENRQSNGKLKEITKMQIEYISEKVDQNELYDYLLANVQNTKGMNVCNGEKLTINHKRSYAELTMKDQFVQIQAEGLLDAEVTFFELLRQYNPYFLAMDFKSNRCGWLKPIRTLKYANHS; encoded by the coding sequence ATGAGAATATATTATGTATATGTCATTCGAGAGGAATTTGCGAGCCTTTATTATGGGTTGGAGCAAAAGCTGTTCCGGCTGTTTTTAGAGAATAGACAATCAAACGGTAAATTAAAAGAAATTACAAAAATGCAAATTGAGTATATAAGCGAAAAGGTTGATCAAAATGAGCTTTATGACTATCTTTTAGCAAATGTTCAAAATACAAAAGGGATGAATGTTTGTAATGGAGAAAAGTTAACAATCAACCATAAACGAAGTTATGCAGAATTAACAATGAAAGATCAATTCGTTCAAATTCAAGCAGAAGGCTTACTTGATGCTGAAGTCACCTTCTTTGAATTGCTTCGTCAATATAACCCTTACTTTTTAGCGATGGACTTTAAATCAAATCGTTGTGGCTGGTTAAAACCGATCCGAACGTTGAAATATGCAAATCATTCGTAA
- a CDS encoding YneB family resolvase-like protein, with protein MKLRAIIYTRVSTEKETQETSLKRQQEELLKGADEWGMKVVDVVEEKASGYDVDRDGFLNMLTTFKEGKANALLIQDDTRLGRGNAKVALIHQLNKLGIRIYTMEDMGTMVLSETDTMILDIVSIVEEYQRKLHNLKIKRGMKKAVEQGYDPSINLIDKKHGGGRKKQDVPIEEIVRLKENGLTFHEVAATLRGFGYSLSKATAHRRYQEYKRKQQQPENEGYT; from the coding sequence ATGAAGCTTCGTGCAATTATCTATACAAGAGTAAGTACAGAAAAAGAAACTCAAGAGACATCCCTTAAAAGGCAGCAAGAGGAATTATTAAAAGGGGCCGATGAATGGGGGATGAAGGTCGTTGACGTTGTAGAAGAAAAAGCAAGTGGCTATGATGTAGACAGAGATGGTTTTTTGAATATGCTTACAACATTTAAAGAAGGCAAAGCAAACGCTTTACTCATCCAAGACGATACTAGGCTTGGCCGTGGTAATGCAAAAGTAGCATTAATACATCAGTTAAATAAATTAGGGATTCGTATCTATACAATGGAGGATATGGGGACAATGGTTCTTTCTGAAACAGATACAATGATATTAGATATTGTTTCAATCGTAGAAGAGTATCAAAGGAAGCTTCATAACCTTAAAATTAAAAGAGGCATGAAAAAAGCAGTTGAACAAGGTTATGACCCATCCATAAATTTAATTGACAAAAAGCATGGTGGAGGTCGTAAAAAACAAGATGTGCCGATAGAAGAGATTGTTCGTCTTAAAGAGAACGGACTCACTTTTCATGAAGTAGCTGCAACGTTAAGAGGGTTTGGATATTCGTTATCAAAGGCAACTGCACATAGACGATATCAAGAATATAAACGTAAACAACAACAACCCGAAAACGAAGGTTACACTTGA
- a CDS encoding ABC transporter transmembrane domain-containing protein has protein sequence MRVFIDLMWYFKKEKWNYGGGVLVLALVSLLSLLPPYVVGVIVDHIDNGSLTGQTLFQWMLILFILAVMVYVLRYLWRIMIFGAAIRLARLLRNQLYEHFSKMSASFFQKRRTGDLMAHSTNDIRAIEQTAGAGVLTLVDSITMGSFVILTMAITISWELTLIALIPMPFMALATSKYGSMLHKRFSKAQAAFSSLNDKVQESMSGIRVTKTFGYEEDEVQSFKKESDDVVDKNIQVAKVDALFDPTISIIVSFSFFLSIVFGARYVVNGEITIGELTSFTVYLGLLIWPMLAFGWLFNIVERGRASYERVSQLLKVKQDIVDKPNAIVTPPQGDISFSIDYFTYGDEKEQALKDISITLKRGETLGIAGRTGSGKSTLVKSLLRDFDMKHGTINLDGRNIEDYSLDALRQSIGYVPQDNFLFSATIADNISFAKPDATYEEIIEAAKLANIHGDIIRFEDGYETIVGERGVTLSGGQKQRISIARALISNPEVLILDDSLSAVDAKTEEQILHALRNIRQGKTTFITAHRLSAIKHANVIVVLEQGNIVEQGTHEQLMLINGWYKQMYEHQQLESIVEKGGGIHD, from the coding sequence GTGAGGGTTTTTATAGATTTAATGTGGTACTTCAAAAAGGAGAAATGGAATTACGGTGGTGGAGTACTTGTCCTTGCACTTGTATCCTTATTATCACTACTCCCACCTTATGTAGTCGGTGTAATCGTTGACCATATTGATAATGGTTCATTAACTGGACAGACCCTTTTTCAATGGATGCTTATATTATTTATACTTGCAGTCATGGTATATGTTTTAAGGTACTTGTGGAGAATAATGATTTTTGGTGCGGCAATTCGATTAGCAAGATTATTAAGGAATCAGCTTTATGAGCACTTTTCGAAAATGTCCGCTTCATTTTTTCAAAAAAGAAGAACGGGCGATTTAATGGCTCACTCAACGAACGATATACGTGCCATTGAGCAAACCGCTGGTGCAGGAGTATTAACTTTAGTCGATTCCATCACGATGGGCAGTTTCGTTATTTTAACGATGGCGATTACAATCAGTTGGGAATTAACGCTAATTGCTCTTATTCCAATGCCATTTATGGCACTTGCAACGAGTAAATACGGCTCGATGCTACATAAACGCTTTTCAAAAGCACAAGCTGCTTTTTCATCATTAAATGATAAAGTACAGGAAAGTATGTCTGGAATTCGAGTAACAAAAACATTTGGTTATGAAGAAGATGAGGTTCAGTCATTTAAAAAAGAATCAGATGATGTCGTTGATAAAAATATTCAAGTCGCGAAAGTCGATGCCCTTTTTGATCCGACGATTTCGATTATCGTAAGTTTTTCGTTTTTTCTTTCAATTGTTTTTGGTGCTCGCTATGTTGTAAATGGGGAGATTACGATTGGAGAGTTAACGAGCTTTACAGTTTACTTAGGATTATTAATTTGGCCAATGCTAGCCTTTGGGTGGCTGTTTAATATTGTTGAAAGAGGTCGTGCATCATATGAGCGTGTTTCTCAATTATTAAAAGTAAAGCAAGATATTGTTGATAAACCAAATGCTATTGTCACACCTCCTCAAGGAGATATTTCTTTTAGCATCGATTATTTCACATATGGTGATGAAAAGGAACAAGCACTAAAAGATATCTCTATTACGTTAAAACGAGGAGAAACGTTAGGGATAGCTGGTAGAACAGGAAGTGGCAAGTCTACTCTCGTAAAAAGTTTATTAAGGGATTTTGATATGAAACACGGAACAATTAACCTCGATGGGCGTAATATTGAAGACTATTCATTAGATGCATTGAGACAGTCAATTGGTTATGTCCCTCAAGACAACTTTTTATTTTCAGCTACAATAGCAGATAATATTAGTTTTGCTAAGCCAGATGCAACATACGAGGAAATTATTGAGGCTGCTAAGCTTGCAAATATCCATGGAGACATTATTCGTTTTGAAGATGGCTATGAAACCATCGTTGGTGAACGAGGTGTTACGTTATCAGGGGGGCAAAAACAACGAATATCAATTGCAAGAGCACTCATTAGCAACCCGGAAGTCCTCATTTTAGATGACTCCTTATCTGCCGTGGATGCAAAAACGGAAGAACAGATTTTACACGCATTAAGAAATATTCGTCAAGGGAAAACAACGTTTATTACTGCACATCGGTTAAGTGCAATTAAACATGCAAACGTAATTGTTGTACTTGAGCAAGGAAACATCGTTGAACAAGGAACACATGAACAATTAATGTTAATAAATGGTTGGTATAAACAAATGTATGAACACCAGCAATTAGAATCAATAGTCGAGAAAGGAGGGGGTATTCATGATTGA